One Actinoplanes missouriensis 431 DNA segment encodes these proteins:
- a CDS encoding ABC transporter ATP-binding protein, protein MSSDDAIVLERVEHAYGDVTAVGPVDLTVPRGEFLVLVGASGCGKSTLLRLIAGFETPTHGTVRAGGGPPAPGKGAGLVFQQPRLFPWKTVGGNVELALRYAGVTSRKERVTELLARVGLHDVADRRTWQISGGQQQRVAIARALAVENPLLLLDEPFAALDALTRERLQEDLRRVSADTARTCVFVTHSVDEAVFLGSRVVVLTARPGRIALDLPIDLPRAGVTADELRGLPEYAALRSEIGHAVRAAAHLEGSAV, encoded by the coding sequence ATGTCCTCGGATGACGCCATCGTCCTGGAGCGGGTCGAGCACGCCTACGGTGACGTCACCGCGGTCGGCCCGGTCGACCTGACGGTTCCGCGCGGTGAGTTCCTGGTGCTCGTCGGGGCGTCCGGCTGTGGCAAGAGCACGCTGCTGCGCCTGATCGCCGGGTTCGAGACACCAACCCATGGCACGGTACGGGCCGGCGGCGGGCCCCCGGCTCCGGGCAAGGGCGCCGGCCTGGTGTTCCAGCAGCCCCGCCTCTTCCCGTGGAAGACCGTCGGCGGCAACGTCGAGCTGGCGCTGCGCTACGCCGGGGTCACGAGCCGCAAGGAACGGGTCACCGAGCTGCTCGCTCGCGTAGGACTGCACGACGTCGCCGACCGGCGCACCTGGCAGATCTCCGGCGGCCAGCAGCAGCGGGTCGCGATCGCCCGGGCCCTCGCCGTGGAGAACCCACTGCTGCTGCTCGACGAGCCGTTCGCCGCCCTGGACGCGCTCACCCGCGAGCGGCTGCAGGAGGACCTGCGGCGGGTCAGCGCGGACACCGCCCGTACCTGTGTGTTCGTCACCCACAGCGTGGACGAGGCGGTCTTCCTCGGCAGCCGGGTCGTGGTCCTCACCGCCCGGCCCGGCCGCATCGCCCTCGACCTGCCCATCGACCTGCCGCGCGCGGGCGTCACCGCCGACGAGCTGCGCGGCCTGCCCGAGTACGCGGCCCTGCGCTCGGAGATCGGTCACGCCGTCCGCGCGGCGGCCCACCTGGAAGGAAGTGCGGTATGA
- a CDS encoding taurine ABC transporter substrate-binding protein, translated as MRKFLGLAAVLLLAACGNGAASGNAAGETAEKSIRIAYQAFPSGDLVVKNQGLLEKALPDYTITWTKFDSGASINTAFVAKSVDIAAIGSSPVARGLSAPLNIPYQVAFVLDVAGDNEALVARNGSGVTDVAGLRGKKVATPFASTAHYSLLAALNQAGIKESELTIVDLEPQDIQAAWTRGDLDAAYTWLPSLDEIKKTGTVLISSRQLATAGKPTLDLGVVSTAFAQAHPEAVDAWRKAEAQALNLIASDPAAAATSIGAELNLSPADAQKQLSQGVFLKPADLAGDEWLGTEAKVGKLADNLVSAAQFLKDQQKIDAVPDLATVQKAIYVKGLPDVLG; from the coding sequence ATGCGTAAGTTCCTCGGCCTCGCGGCCGTCCTCCTGCTCGCCGCCTGCGGCAACGGCGCCGCCAGCGGCAACGCCGCCGGTGAGACGGCGGAGAAGTCGATCCGGATCGCCTACCAGGCCTTTCCCAGCGGAGACCTGGTGGTCAAGAACCAGGGACTGCTGGAGAAGGCGCTGCCGGACTACACCATCACCTGGACGAAGTTCGACTCCGGCGCCAGCATCAACACCGCCTTCGTCGCGAAAAGCGTGGACATCGCCGCCATCGGATCCAGTCCCGTCGCCCGCGGGCTCTCGGCGCCGCTGAACATCCCGTACCAGGTGGCCTTCGTCCTTGATGTGGCAGGCGACAACGAAGCGCTTGTCGCGCGCAACGGCAGCGGCGTCACCGACGTCGCGGGGCTGCGCGGCAAGAAGGTCGCCACGCCGTTCGCGTCGACCGCGCACTACAGCCTGCTCGCGGCGCTGAACCAGGCCGGGATCAAGGAGTCCGAGCTGACCATCGTCGACCTGGAGCCGCAGGACATCCAGGCCGCCTGGACCCGCGGTGACCTGGACGCCGCCTACACCTGGCTGCCGTCGCTGGACGAGATCAAGAAGACCGGCACGGTCCTGATCAGCAGCCGCCAGCTCGCCACCGCCGGCAAACCGACCCTGGACCTGGGCGTGGTCTCCACCGCGTTCGCGCAGGCGCACCCGGAGGCCGTCGACGCGTGGCGCAAGGCCGAGGCCCAGGCCCTGAACCTGATCGCGAGCGACCCGGCCGCCGCCGCGACGTCGATCGGTGCCGAGCTCAACCTCAGCCCCGCCGACGCGCAGAAACAGCTCAGCCAGGGCGTCTTCCTCAAGCCCGCCGATCTGGCCGGTGACGAGTGGCTGGGCACCGAGGCGAAGGTCGGCAAGCTCGCCGACAACCTGGTCAGCGCCGCGCAGTTTCTCAAGGACCAGCAGAAGATCGACGCCGTGCCGGACCTCGCGACCGTGCAGAAGGCGATCTACGTGAAGGGTCTGCCCGATGTCCTCGGATGA
- a CDS encoding ABC transporter permease, with the protein MTTSVSSPPAAPAPETSIGGPARPGNPLAPRGGRRRRILLRLLALAVLSALWEIAARVTRNPTFIPSPGAVWHQLIQTSTVHDGLRGYSGHLLVEHLGISLRRILIGSAIGVGAGLIIGVVMGTVGWIRVVTEPVVTFVRALPPLAYFSLFIIWFGIDETPKLWLLAIAAMPPVAVATASAVQSAPTGLIEAARALGAGRWQVTRDVVLPSSLPEIFTGIRLAVGVAYSSVVAAETINGVPGIGGMVRDAQRYSQTDVVVLGLFAIGLSGLLIDALLRTAENRLIPWRGRA; encoded by the coding sequence GTGACCACCTCTGTCTCCAGCCCGCCGGCCGCGCCGGCCCCGGAAACGTCGATCGGCGGCCCGGCCCGGCCCGGCAACCCGCTCGCGCCGCGCGGCGGCCGGCGCCGCCGGATCCTGCTGCGGCTGCTCGCGCTCGCCGTGCTCTCCGCGCTCTGGGAGATCGCCGCCCGGGTCACCCGCAACCCGACGTTCATCCCGTCGCCCGGGGCGGTGTGGCACCAGCTGATCCAGACCTCCACCGTCCACGACGGGCTGCGCGGCTACAGCGGCCACCTGCTCGTCGAGCATCTCGGGATCAGCCTGCGCCGCATCCTCATCGGCTCGGCGATCGGCGTCGGCGCCGGCCTGATCATCGGCGTGGTGATGGGCACGGTCGGCTGGATCCGGGTGGTCACCGAGCCGGTCGTCACGTTCGTGCGGGCGCTGCCGCCGCTGGCCTACTTCAGTCTGTTCATCATCTGGTTCGGCATCGACGAGACGCCGAAGCTGTGGCTGCTCGCCATCGCCGCGATGCCGCCTGTCGCGGTGGCCACCGCCTCGGCCGTGCAGTCCGCGCCGACCGGCCTGATCGAGGCCGCCCGCGCGCTCGGCGCCGGGCGCTGGCAGGTCACCCGCGACGTGGTGCTGCCCAGCTCGCTACCGGAGATCTTCACCGGCATCCGGCTGGCCGTCGGCGTCGCGTACTCCTCGGTGGTCGCCGCCGAGACCATCAACGGCGTCCCGGGCATCGGCGGCATGGTCCGCGACGCCCAGCGCTACTCCCAGACCGACGTGGTCGTCCTCGGCCTGTTCGCCATCGGCCTGTCCGGACTACTGATCGACGCCCTGCTGCGGACGGCCGAGAACCGGCTGATCCCGTGGCGGGGCCGTGCATAG